The nucleotide sequence CGTGCGCGGCTGCGCGCCATCCAGACTCCGCAGGGCTTCACGCGCAGCACCCTGGAGGCGGCGCACCGCCTGGGCGCCGACGTCGCCGGAGATGAGGCGCGGGCGGCACGGGATGACGCCTCCCTCGTTGAGGCCATGGGGAAGCGCGTCATCGTCGTGGCGGGAGACCCGCTCGCCCTGAAAGTGACCACGCCACTGGATCTGGCCCTCGCTCGGATTCTCGCCCGCCGGGAGCCGGTACAGCCGTAGGCTCGGAGGCATGCGGCCACATGTACCGGGACGGGACTCAGAACTCGGCTCAGCGCTCAGCTCCACCGGTGGAGTGGGTCGCGGCTACAACACGTCCGCGCGTGCGAAACTGCTGACGTGGCCAGTGCTTGCCTGGGGGCTGTGGGACTGGGGCTCGGCGGCCTTCAACGCAGTGATCACCACCTTCGTCTTCTCGGTCTACCTGACCAGTGCCCCCTTCGGTGACCCTGCTGATAGTGAGTCCGCGCTGTCGGTGGGGCTGACCATTGCGGGAGCCTGCATCGCCCTGCTGGCCCCCGTGACCGGGCAGCGCTCCGATCGCGCCGGCCGCAGCGTGTTCTGGCTCGGCGTCTACACGGCGATCGTCGTTGCGGTCAGCGCCGCCCTGTATTTTGTGCTGCCCGAGCCTGGGTACCTGTGGCTGGGCATCACGCTGCTAGGGGTCGGCAACGTGTTCTTCGAGTTGGCGTCCGTCAACTACAACGGGCTGCTCTCGCGCCTTGCCACCAAGGATCGGGTCGGTGCCGTCTCCGGGCTCGGCTGGGGGATGGGGTACCTCGGGGGATCGTGCTGCTGCTGATCCTGTACGTCGGTTTTATCAGCCCGGAGGTCGGCTGGTTCGGGGTGACCGACCAGGACGGCATGGATGTGCGCGTGTCGATGCTCGTCTCCGCCGGCTGGTTCGGTCTGTGCGCGATTCCGGTGCTGGTTACCCAGTCAGGCAAGCGGGCTTGGCGGCGGTGGGCAGCTATCGAGGACACCGACTACGGTGCGGCCCGTTCGCTGGCCGGGCTGGAGGCCGAGCCGGCAGACCCGGTGCAGGCACCGCCGCGGATTATGCGCCACGAGTCCCTGGTGGCCTCCTACAAGCACCTGTGGCGTACCCTCGTGGGACTGTACCGTACCCATCCGGAGGTGCTGTGGTTCCTGCTGGCCGCCGCTGTCTTCCGTGACGGGCTGGCCGGGGTCTTCACCTACGGCGGGATCATTGCCCAGAACACCTTTGGCTTCTCCCCTGCGGACGTGATTGTGTTCGCCGTGGCGGCCAACGTAGTCGCCGGTGTTGCAACCATCGCCGCCGGGCGACTGGATGACCTGCTGGGGCCGCGTCGGGTCATCATTGGGGCGCTTGTCATTTTGGTGGTCGCCGGGTTGCTGGTATTTCTGCTGCACGCGGCGGGGGCACGCGTCTTCTGGGTGCTGGGACTTGTGCTCTCCGGCTGCGTGGGCCCGGCGCAGTCGGCGGCGCGCTCGTTTCTGGCACGGCTAGTACCGCAGGGACGCGAGGGCGAGATCTTCGGTCTTTACGCCACCACCGGGCGGGCCGTGTCCTTCATGGCGCCGGCGATGTACGGCGGATCGATCTGGCTGGGGACCCGGATCATGGGCGGCGGCGCCGGCTATTGGGGCATCCTCGGCATTGTCACGGTGCTCGCTGTGGGGTTGCTGCTCATGCTGCGAGTGCACGACCCCTCGGGCCGCATCAGCGTTGGCGAGTGACGCCGCCCCCGCATATACGCGCATGGCCTGAGACTCTCAGTGGTGTCGTCGTCCCGGCTGAGCGGCCCCGCACGCTTACGAGTGCCACCAGCTCCTAGCCACGGGGAGTTTTGCCCGTTATTTCAACGTTCTCATATTTTGGACGAAAACGCGGATGTGCTCCTGCGTGCGCCGCCGTCGGCGGCGCACGCAGGAGCACATTGACAATGTTGACTCAATCGAGTTTTCCGCCTGATTCCGCGGAATTGGTGATCGACCCTGAGGGCTGAGCGTGCGGCGGAGTCAGTCGTCGGAGACGGTGATGGTCACCGGGATGTTGCCCCGAGTGGCGTTGGAGTAGGGGCACACCTGGTGGGCCGCCTCTGCCAGAGCCTGAGCCGCATCATGCGGCTGGGCGGGAATGACAACCTCCAACTCGACGGCCAGGCCGTAGCCGCCCTCACCGTTGGAGCCCATGGAGACTCGGGCACCGACGCTGGAGTCGCCCAGTTCGGCCTTCTGCATGCGGGCTACACCCTGCAGGGCGGAGTGGAAGCAGGCGGCGTAGCCGGCGGCGAACAGCTCCTCCGGGTTGGGCAGGTTGGCTCCGGAGCCGCCCATCTCCTTCGGGATAGCCAGGTCGGTGTCGATGCGGCCGGTGGTGGAGGCGACGTGGCCGTTGCGGCCGTCGCCAGAGGCCAGGGCCTCGATGGTGTAAATCGGGGTGATGGCGTCGGACATGGTGGACCTTCTTATGTGGGAGTTGTGCTTGACCGTGTCGGGCCTATAGCCGACCGGGCATGGGCACAGTATGGATGCTTGTTGGAAGCCAGGTGGGAACTTCGCCCGGGAACCCGGAGTCGGCGTCAGGCGCGCAGGTCCGGGAAGTCCTCGGCCGCGTCGGATGCGCCCTCACGCGCCGCACGGTCCTCGTACTCGGTGCGCAGGCGGTCCAGGTCCTCCTTGGTCAGGGGGCCCTGCGTAGTGCCGTCGGAGCCGTCCTGGCGCTTCCAGGACACGGCCAGCCCGTCCTCGTAGCCGAAACGGGCCAGGTGCCGACCGGCAACCTCTTCCAGGCGCGGCAGCTCCTGGGCCGAGGCCGACAGGGTCAGGACGAGTGCGCCCTCCTCGCAAGCCAGGTCCACGATGCCGGCCACGGTCCCCTCGCGGTTGAACACCAGGTGACCGGTGGAGTCAGCTCCATTCCACTCGCCGTCGATCTTGCGGCTCATGTGGCTGACCAGGCGGCGGCCGTAGTCTGCCGGCTTATCGGTCGCTACACGCGCCACGGAGCGGGAGTCGAAATCGGGAGTTCCATTTGCGTTTACTGAATTAGCGGTCATGAGACGAGGCTAGCCACGTGCCTTAGCCTCGCCTAGCCTTATCGCTCGCGGCTGAGTGCCCGGTTTGATGGCCCGTACCGGGAATACGGCGAGTACTTCAGGCGAGGGACTCATAGCCGCGGCCTGGTGCCGCTGAGCGTGCAGGGGCTGCGTCGGTGATGGTGCCCGAGCGACCCCCCGGCGCCGAGCGGCCGCCGAGCGTGCAGGGGTCGCGCCCATGGGAAACGTAAACGCGCTGAACGCGTGGAGCGGCCGCCGAGCGCGCAGGGGCCGCGTGTACCCGGGCAGGCGGCGGCCCGCCCACTGAATGCGCCTCCCCTTGGCGGTGTCCGCCCCTAAATCAGGCCGCACACTACGAGCTGCTCCTTGGTTGGGTGCTTGGCGCTGTCCACGGCGTCGCGCTCGTAGACGAGTACCACGGTTCCGGGCGCTGGCACCAGGTATCCGCTGCTGACAAGCGGGATATCGTTCGCGGCGACGAAGTCTTCCGGGGAGGCGACCTGGCCGAGGCCCAGGTGCAGCACGACCTTCTCGTTCAGGTCGAGGACGTCCAGGCCCGAGTGCTCAAGGTTCTTCTTCACGATTAGTGTGTCAAAGTAGCCGCGGCCCGTGGCCTGCTCCGTCAGGTCCCCGGCGGAGTACACCTGCTCCGTCATGGGGTCGAATACGACCGAAAGGGCCGGGCGGTAAGAGCGGTAGGCGTAAGCCTCCGGATCGCGGATGCCGAGTGTGCTCGCGGCGTTGGGGGAGATGGGGCGGTCCAAGTCCCCCAGCGTCACCGGCTGCGTGTCGGCATCGACCCCGGAAAGGGTGTCGAGGCTGACCGCCTCAATAGAGTATCCGAGTGATTCGGCGTCGAATCGAGTGCCAAGGCTCTCGCGGACCGCCGCGGGATCGCTGAAGCGCACGGTCCAACCATCCACGATGGCGATGCCGGTGTGATCCCGGTGGCTGTATACAGGAACGATGCCTTCCACGGTTCTGCTCGCTCCGGGGTCGGTATCCGGGGCCACGGTTACCTCGCACCACGTGGCGTTTTCAGAAATCGTGCTGGGGTCTGTGCACTTGGCTCCAAGAATTAGGGTCGAGTGCCCACCCTGAAGGAAGGGCGAATCGATCCGGGGCGTACCGGGACCCGAACCGCGCGCATACTCCGGCCTTTGTGCGCCGCTCTGATCGCTGCCGGCGCCGCGGTCCGGAAGCTCGGCCACGACGCTCCCATCGCTTAAGGACAGGACTTCGGCGCCCGCCGTGACTACGTGATCGGTGATCTGGAATGGGACCGCTGAGCCCCGCCAGTCCACGACGGTTCGCTCAAAGGTGACCTCACCGGTGGCGGTGTCCAGCGAGACGAACAGGCTTCCGTCGACCCCGGCGTAGACGATCACCAGGTGGGCGCGATCCGGCGACAGCGCCGCGTGGCAATGCACCTGCTCTTCTTCGCCGCAGGGCGGATCATTCAAGGCGAGGTGCGTGGTATGCGCCTTGCGGCGGTAGGACCATGTGGTTTCGCCGGTGCTGGGGTCCAGGCCCTCGGCGCCGTGTTCGGTGATGGCAATTGGCCCGGCCGAACCCGGGATGATGCCGTGGATCCGGTCCTCGGCTCGACGATCGAATACGCGTTGCCAAGTGAATTGGCTGCCGAGCGTCTCAGGCACGGGCTGTCCGGCCGCGGCGGCTACTTGGACCGACTGCGACACATAGACTCGGGCCGGTGCCGCTAGGGCTGTTACCGCTAGACCGACAGTCAGAATCATGGCGATCATCGCGGGCCAGTCCGCGCGCGGGCGCCTGAGTGTGCGACGCCGTACCCCGGGGGCCGCCACACTGGCTGCGCGCAGAAGCACTCCGGCCACTGCGCCCACTCCTAGTCCGGCGACGGCGACGGCATACTGCAATAGCACCGGGTAAGGGAGCCCGATGTCTTCCGACTGCTGCCACCACGATCTGCCGAGCAAGTAGGCGCTGATGGCGGGCGGTGCCGCCAGCAGAACCGTCATGAGCGCCATGGGCGCGTGCCTCCAGCGAGGACTCGCGCGAAGATCCTCCGCCATAGAAACGGCCGCTGCCCAGAAGATCGGGGCGAGGGCTGCCAGGATCAGGATGAAGGATATGTCATCAATGGGCATTAGACCGATCAACGACCAGCAGGCGGCGACGATAAGCAGCATGCCCAACAGCAGCGCAGCCCGGACGCTGCGTCCGATGAATGGCCTTCGCCCGCCTTCTGGGAGCGTACTCATCGTTATCCAAATGGCCGGGGCGAGAAGAATTAGGACCAGAATGAGCCCGGCATCCGGTTGCAGCCTCTCCGGGAGTTCCGTATTGACGGTGATCCCGCGGCGCGCCCAGACTCCGGCAGTCCCTGCGATGGCGGCGGTAAGTAATCCGCCGGCCCGCAGTCCGCGCAGGAAGCCGGTGCGCTGGGCCTGGCCTCGGACCAGGTTCCTGCGCGGGGACCGCGAGCGGGTCCTGGCCGGGGAGGGCGTGGCGTCGTCGTCGGCGGGGGAGGTGCGCATGCTACCAGGGTGGCAGGAGGCGCCGCCCCGGCCATGGGGCGCACTGCCCGCGGGCGGGCGTGGCGAGTCGGCCTGGGGCGGCCGACACCGCCACCCACGGCCGCCGGCACGCCATCTGCCCCGGCCCCGCGGCCCGAGCGCCTACGGAAGTGCAGGCAAGGGCTCTGCACTGCCGCGGCGCTCGGTGCGCGCGCCCAGCGGACACGGGGCTCGCGCCCGCAGGACGGGATGGCATCACACGTTGGTTATACCCAGGTGGTCCAGCAGGCCGGGCATGTTGATGCCGACCCCGTCCGCGGGGGTGCGCACCACGTACGCGGCGATGGTGGCCTGCGGGTCGGGGCCGAGAGCGGCCTGCACGTGGGCGAACTCCTCGGGCAGTCGGGCCCTCGTTCCGGCGTAGACCCGTTCCAGCGCGCTGCGCAGCCGACGGCGGGTGCGGTACTGGTCGTACTTGACCTTCACCATGTACTGACGGGCGTCTGCGAGTACTACACCTTCCACGGGGTGGTCCTGGCTGGCCAGCGCATCGTCGTGTAGCACCTGGTCCAGTTCGACGCGGGAGCCCGCAGTGGCGAGCACCTCCACGCTTGCCAGGCCGAGCCCGGCCAGCTCCCCCATCAGCTCGTCGCGGCGGTGGAAGGCAAAGCTGTTGTCAATGACTGCCAGGGCCGTGACCCCGGGGCGGTGTGACTCGTCCACAAGGTGGGGGTCGTTGGCCAGCGTGACCTCCAGAGCCACTGACACGTCATGATCGGACAGGAAGTCGATGAGTCGCCGACGCGCCTCACCGGCCACTACCCGCTCCACCGCCTGGGCCGCGGCCTGGCCGTAGCCGGTGTCCCCGGCCTTGGACCACACCCGCAGGTCCCCGTCCAGGGCGAACATGATCCCGAGGAACCCATTGACCTTGCGGGTCAGGGTCACGGGATACGTGAGATCGTCCAG is from Actinomyces sp. 432 and encodes:
- a CDS encoding organic hydroperoxide resistance protein; amino-acid sequence: MSDAITPIYTIEALASGDGRNGHVASTTGRIDTDLAIPKEMGGSGANLPNPEELFAAGYAACFHSALQGVARMQKAELGDSSVGARVSMGSNGEGGYGLAVELEVVIPAQPHDAAQALAEAAHQVCPYSNATRGNIPVTITVSDD
- a CDS encoding DUF2218 domain-containing protein, whose product is MTANSVNANGTPDFDSRSVARVATDKPADYGRRLVSHMSRKIDGEWNGADSTGHLVFNREGTVAGIVDLACEEGALVLTLSASAQELPRLEEVAGRHLARFGYEDGLAVSWKRQDGSDGTTQGPLTKEDLDRLRTEYEDRAAREGASDAAEDFPDLRA